The Archocentrus centrarchus isolate MPI-CPG fArcCen1 chromosome 7, fArcCen1, whole genome shotgun sequence genome window below encodes:
- the LOC115783145 gene encoding uncharacterized protein LOC115783145 isoform X2: MNHTDRENLTTAFTNTYKNNTVSMTPDVRPVTSLPTQAESTVIQVVTTVAPTSSDSAVIAVVVLILLTLVVLGFMVCRYLYHNRGDYRTTGELAPGEDPEEEDSNKSAPQKKEYFI, translated from the exons ATGAATC ATACAGATAGGGAGAATTTGACAACAGCCTTTACTAACACatataaaaacaacacagtGTCGATGA caccAGATGTGAGGCCCGTTACATCACTTCCCACACAAGCAGAATCCACTGTCATTCAGG TGGTAACAACAGTTGCCCCCACAAGTTCAGACTCTGCAGTTATTGCAG TCGTCGTTCTCATTTTGCTGACGCTAGTGGTTTTGGGCTTCATGGTCTGCCGGTATCTCTACCACAACAGAGGGGACTACAGGACAACAGGGGAGCTGGCTCCAGGAGAGGACCCTGAAGAGGAGGACAGTAACAAGTCTGCACCCCAAAAGAAAGAGTACTTTATATGA
- the LOC115783145 gene encoding glycophorin-C-like isoform X1 encodes MNHTDRENLTTAFTNTYKNNTVSMTPDVRPVTSLPTQAESTVIQVVTTVAPTSSDSAVIAVVVVLILLTLVVLGFMVCRYLYHNRGDYRTTGELAPGEDPEEEDSNKSAPQKKEYFI; translated from the exons ATGAATC ATACAGATAGGGAGAATTTGACAACAGCCTTTACTAACACatataaaaacaacacagtGTCGATGA caccAGATGTGAGGCCCGTTACATCACTTCCCACACAAGCAGAATCCACTGTCATTCAGG TGGTAACAACAGTTGCCCCCACAAGTTCAGACTCTGCAGTTATTGCAG TAGTCGTCGTTCTCATTTTGCTGACGCTAGTGGTTTTGGGCTTCATGGTCTGCCGGTATCTCTACCACAACAGAGGGGACTACAGGACAACAGGGGAGCTGGCTCCAGGAGAGGACCCTGAAGAGGAGGACAGTAACAAGTCTGCACCCCAAAAGAAAGAGTACTTTATATGA
- the bin2a gene encoding bridging integrator 2a translates to MADKSSPKGNSGDFAKKVQRQLSRGKEKVLQRLGKSAETRDDQFEHYLQLFNDQQTDGTRIYKDLRNYINAVRDMREASRRLSQSLFDVYESDWAGEEDLGAIVEGEDLLWNDYEVKLLDQSIRTMESYVGQFPDVRDKIAKRGRKLVDYDSSLRYLEALQTAKKRDDIKINKAKEEMNTAKTIYEGINNELKEELPVLFDSRIGCYVAVFSAMANLRDIFYREMSTLNNDLQNVIKELQAQHPDKAFAVKDLLRYGSLKRRSLISPKAWKTSFSEVHRSFTPRTGQRFSFRSPEKPRHSTLSREGSVIRGSLAESRELDTGSYRSEVHSPSAQDDAGEGASGSQLKSGDNSNQAEDEKGLKEEESKPPAESENKGDGKKDLPSASSSELNNSCESDSLELQLSAADNGPLHIEEADDSPVTLHSPKLNGLENGDTSGLNSEAKDPSTPHKDVPAEKEVSSNSKNTVV, encoded by the exons ATGGCAGACAAGTCAAGTCCGAAAGGCAATTCTGGTGACTTTGCTAAAAAAGTCCAAAGACAGCTGAGCAGAGGCAAAGAAAAG GTACTGCAAAGGCTGGGAAAGTCAGCAGAGACTAGAGATGATCAATTTGAACATTACCTCCAACTTTTTAATGACCAGCAG ACTGATGGGACCCGAATATACAAGGACTTGAGGAACTACATTAATGCAGTTAGAG ACATGCGTGAAGCTTCGAGACGCCTTTCCCAGTCCCTGTTTGATGTTTATGAATCTGACTGGGCTGGAGAGGAAGATTTAGGAGCCATTGTAGAG GGGGAGGACCTCCTGTGGAATGACTACGAGGTGAAGCTATTAGACCAGTCCATACGCACCATGGAGTCCTATGTGGGCCAATTCCCTGATGTCAGG GACAAAATTGCCAAGAGGGGAAGAAAGCTGGTTGACTACGACTCTTCCCTTCGCTACCTAGAGGCACTGCAGACTGCAAAGAAGAGGGATGATATCAAGATAAACAAA GCAAAAGAAGAGATGAATACTGCCAAAACTATCTATGAGGGGATCAATAATGAGCTGAAAGAGGAGCTCCCTGTTCTCTTTGACAG TCGTATTGGATGCTATGTAGCCGTCTTCTCGGCTATGGCAAATTTACGAGACATCTTCTATAGGGAAATGAGTACG CTCAATAATGATCTACAAAATGTGATAAAAGAGCTGCAGGCTCAGCATCCAGACAAAGCATTTGCTGTGAAGGATCTGTTGCG gtatgGCTCACTAAAGAGACGAAGTCTGATCTCTCCGAAGGCTTGGAAAACCAGCTTTTCTGAGGTTCACAGGAGCTTCACTCCTAGAACAGGGCAGCGGTTTAGTTTCAGATCCCCAGAAAAACCTCGCCACAGCACTCTGTCCAGAGAAGGCAGCGTGATCAGAGGCTCTTTAGCTGAGTCCAGGGAACTGGATACAGGGTCATACCGCAGTGAGGTCCACAGCCCTTCTGCACAGGACGATGCTGGAGAGGGTGCATCAGGAAGTCAGCTGAAGTCGGGAGACAACAGCAATCAAGCTGAAGATGAAAAGGGCTTGAAAGAAGAAGAGTCCAAGCCTCCTGCAGAATCTGAAAATAAAGGAGATGGTAAAAAAGATCTACCAAGTGCAAGCAGCTCTGAACTAAATAACTCCTGTGAATCGGACAGCCTGGAGCTCCAGCTGTCTGCAGCAGACAATGGCCCCCTGCACATCGAAGAGGCGGACGACAGCCCAGTAACCCTTCACTCTCCAAAACTCAATGGACTGGAGAATGGTGACACTTCTGGCTTGAACTCAGAGGCAAAGGACCCGAGCACTCCCCACAAG GATGTCCCTGCTGAGAAGGAGGTATCCTCAAACTCAAAAAACACAGTGGTTTAA
- the LOC115783141 gene encoding uncharacterized protein LOC115783141: MTDSQIPLLLAEVRDMIMGSTLAKCAVTDLAIQWAGWALAAAFRTEKFYDLAGSGTFILLAHLSRIWGGASSTRQKVQTGLVTAWGLRLGTFLFMRILKDGHDRRFNKVRDSPGTFFVYWTVQAVWVFMTLLPTLMLNSEKRNVPLGARDYIGWTVWGLGFATEAIADQQKWIFKRDPDNAGKFIQSGLWAYSRHPNYFGEILQWSGLWLSASSVMHGPQHLSVVSPLFVWFLLRYVSGIPILEKQAMKKWGSDSAFQSYIRNTPLLWPWPKS; the protein is encoded by the exons ATGACAGATTCTCAGATTCCCCTGCTACTCGCCGAGGTGCGCGACATGATTATGGGAAGCACTCTGGCCAAATGTGCCGTCACCGACCTGGCCATCCAATGGGCCGGCTGGGCTCTGGCTGCAGCTTTCAGAACCGAGAAGTTTTATGACTTGGCAG GCTCTGGCACATTTATACTACTCGCACACTTAAGTCGTATCTGGGGAGGGGCCAGTAGTACCCGGCAGAAGGTGCAGACAGGGTTGGTGACAGCATGGGGACTCAG gctAGGGACATTCCTCTTCATGCGGATCTTGAAGGACGGTCATGATCGCAGGTTCAACAAAGTTAGAGACAGCCCAGGGACATTCTTTGTCTATTGGACTGTTCAAG CCGTGTGGGTATTTATGACCCTTCTGCCCACCCTCATGCTGAACAGTGAGAAGCGAAATGTGCCTCTGGGAGCGAGGGACTACATTGGCTGGACTGTTTGGGGCCTTGGCTTCGCTACAGAGGCTATTGCTGACCAGCAGAAATGGATTTTCAAGCGTGACCCAGATAATGCT GGAAAGTTCATCCAGAGTGGACTCTGGGCTTACAGTAGACATCCTAACTACTTTGGAGAAATCCTGCAGTGGTCAGGTCTCTGGCTCTCAGCTTCCTCAGTGATGCACGGTCCACAGCATCTCAGTGTGGTCTCCCCTCTGTTCGTCTGGTTCCTGCTACGTTATGTCAGCGGTATCCCCATCTTAGAAAAGCAGGCCATGAAGAAGTGGGGATCTGATTCAGCCTTCCAGAGCTACATAAGGAACACCCCCCTTCTGTGGCCATGGCCTAAAtcttga
- the racgap1 gene encoding rac GTPase-activating protein 1 — protein METVVLNLQSLYEKLRTQVDLLNENIEPNFIQMAQNFDDCRRKWLKSEQELGACKEMLRNIETERGALEVKLKHARNQVDVEIRRRQKAEADCDSLDRQIQLIRDLLTSEGSTNSIQLSAEQRSALAFLNTNCQATANLNTSRRLMTIDESGSILSDISYDKTDDSLDWDSSNVRTVRLKKREKRRSSRNHVDGPPVASKRSRSTGKTSEMGNEAIVTKTTVTVPANGGSVEAVSTIETVPYWTRSRRKTAAMEWDSESVKSEDVFKQPANPDGEMKAAPSTPQSNGGVRFHEFVSKTVIKPESCVPCGKRIKFGKISLKCRDCRVVSHPECRERCPLPCIPNLGATPVKIGEGVLADYVPDTSPMIPPIVVHCISEIEQRGLHEAGLYRLSGADRTIKELKEKFLRSKTVPVLSKVDDIHAVTGLLKDFLRNLKEPLLTFRLNRPFMEAAEISDDDNSIALMYQTIGDLPQPNRDTLAFLILHLQRVADSLDTKMDIGNLARVFGPTIVGHAVPNPDPMTILQDTKRQPKVVTRLLELPVDYWAQFVMAENENPNLDHLIIENANCYATPERAAVSILGPLTTPEHQLNKTPSSSSLSQRMKSSLTPRFGSKSKSAVGFSRQGKFFSSPLLK, from the exons ATGGAGACTGTGGTGCTAAACCTCCAGAGCTTATATGAGAAGCTCAGGACGCAAGTTGACCTTCTCAATGAGAACATTGAACCCA aCTTTATTCAGATGGCACAAAACTTTGATGATTGCCGTCGCAAATGGCTAAAGAGTGAGCAGGAGCTGGGGGCATGCAAAGAGATGCTGAGAAATATAGAGACTGAGAGGGGAGCCTTGGAGGTCAAACTGAAACATGCCCGCAACCAAGTAGATGTGGAGATTCGGCGCAGACAAAAGGCTGAGGCTGACTGTGACTCACTG GACCGTCAAATTCAGTTGATCCGAGACCTGTTGACCAGTGAGGGATCCACTAATAGCATCCAGTTGAGTGCAGAACAGCGCTCAGCTCTGGCTTTCCTGAACACAAACTGTCAGGCAACAGCCAATCTCAATACCAGCCGAAG ACTGATGACGATAGAtgaatcaggctccatcttgtCAGATATCAGCTATGACAAAACGGATGACTCTCTT GATTGGGACTCCTCCAATGTGAGAACAGTGCGACTCAAGAAACGAGAAAAAAGG CGCTCCTCGAGAAATCATGTTGATGGTCCTCCAGTTGCTTCCAAAAGGTCCCGATCAACAGGAAAAACTTCAGAGATG GGAAATGAGGCCATTGTGACGAAGACCACAGTGACTGTTCCTGCAAATGGAGGGTCTGTTGAGGCAGTTTCTACCATTGAGACTGTTCCTTACTGGACTCGCAGCAGGAGAAAGACTG CTGCTATGGAGTGGGACTCTGAATCTGTCAAGTCTGAGGACGTCTTCAAGCAGCCTGCCAACCCTGACGGAGAGATGAAAGCTGCGCCTAGTACTCCACAAAGCAATGGAGGCGTCCGCTTTCATGAGTTCGTCTCCAAAACT GTCATTAAGCCTGAATCCTGCGTGCCCTGTGGAAAGAGGATCAAATTTGGCAAGATTTCACTGAAGTGCCGAGACTGCAGGGTGGTCTCGCACCCCGAATGTCGTGAGCGCTGCCCTCTGCCATGCATCCCCAACCTCGGTGCCACACCAGTCAAAATTGGGGAG GGTGTCCTTGCAGACTACGTTCCAGACACATCACCCATGATCCCTCCCATTGTGGTCCACTGTATCAGTGAGATTGAGCAAAGGGGACTGCATGAA GCTGGGCTGTACCGTCTTTCTGGTGCTGATCGCACTATAAAGGAGCTGAAGGAGAAGTTTCTCCGTAGCAAAACTGTTCCCGTGCTCAGTAAGGTGGATGATATCCATGCTGTCACTGGCCTCCTCAAGGACTTTTTGAGGAACCTCAAGGAGCCTCTTCTCACCTTCCGCCTCAACCGTCCCTTCATGGAGGCAGCCG AGATTTCAGATGATGACAACAGCATAGCTCTGATGTACCAAACCATTGGTGACCTGCCACAGCCCAACAGAGACACACTGGCTTTCTTAATCCTTCACCTTCAGAG AGTTGCTGACAGTTTGGACACTAAGATGGACATTGGTAACCTGGCCCGAGTTTTTGGCCCAACTATTGTTGGTCATGCAGTTCCCAATCCAGACCCAATGACAATCCTACAGGATACCAAACGACAGCCTAAG GTTGTGACACGTCTTTTGGAGCTGCCGGTGGATTACTGGGCCCAGTTTGTGATGGCAGAAAACGAGAATCCAAACTTGGACCACTTGATCATTGAAAACGCGAACTGCTATGCCACCCCTGAGAGAGCTGCAG TGAGCATACTGGGACCTCTGACCACTCCGGAGCACCAGCTCAATAAAACCCCCTCCTCAAGCTCTCTGTCTCAGCGCATGAAGTCCTCTCTGACACCCAG ATTTGGGTCAAAGAGCAAATCAGCAGTGGGATTTTCTCGCCAAGGGAAGTTCTTTTCTTCTCCACTCCTCAAATAA